The genomic DNA CCGAGGCACCCGTGCCGCTGCGGGCCACGTCGCGCATCATGCTGTCGACGATGAAGGCGTTGCGGCCGTCCAGCACCCGATTGGCTTCGTCCAGGCGGCTCGGCGCCGGTCCCGCCTTCAGCAGCTTGCCGCTGGCATCCTCGATGCGGGCGATCAGGTAGGGCTGCACCTTGTAGCCGCCGTTGGCGAACACCGCATAGGCGCCGGCCAGCTGCTGCGGCGTGACGGCGCCGGTGCCCAGTGCCATCGTCAGGTTCTGCGGGTGCTTGGCCAGGTCGAAGCCGAAGCGGCCGAGGAACTCGTGCGCGTACGGCACCGTGACGGCATTCAGGATGCGCACCGACGGTACGTTCTTCGACTTGGACAGCGCGGTGCGCATCGTGATCGGCCCGTCGAACACGAAATCGTCGTTTTGCGGGCGCCACGGCTCGCCGTTGGCACCGCCCGGCAGCTCGATCGGCACGTCGTTGATCAAGGTGGCCGGGCCGTAGCCCTTTTCCACCGCGGCGGCGTAGACAAAGGGCTTCAGCGAGGAGCCCGGCTGGCGCCAGGCCTGCGTCACGTGGTTGAACTTCTGCAGGTTGTAGTCGAAGCCGCCCACCATCGCGTGGTAGGCGCCGGTGGTCGCGTCGATCGAGACGAAGGCGGCGGCCACGGTCGGCACCTGCGTGATGGCCCAGCGCTTCTTGCTGTCACGCTGGACATACGATACGCGGATGATGGCGCCGGGGCGCAGGCGGATGCTGTCCTTGGCCTTGGCCGAGAGGGCGCTGGCGGCCAGCTTCAGGCCGTCGCCCTTGATCGTGATGTCATCGCCATCCGCCGTCTCGGCGCGTACTTCCATGCTGGAGGCGCTGAGCACCACGGCCGGGATCAGGCCATCGCTGGACGGGCGCTTGCCCAGCGCCTCGTCGATGGCTTCGTCGCGTTCCTCGCCTTCGTCCGGCAGCTCGATGTAGCCCTCCGGGCCGCGGTAGCCGTGGCGCTGGTCGTAGGCGATGACGTTGCGCCGCACCGATTCATAGGCGGCGTTCTGGTCGGCCGACAGGATCGTCGTGCGCACGACGATGCCGCGCGTGTAGGCATCCTCGTTGAACTCGGCCACGGCGGCCTGGCGCGCCAGCTCCGCCACGTAGTCCGCGTGCGTATCGAACTCCTGGCCGCGGTTGTTGACGCGGATGGTCTCCTTGACGGCCGCGTCGTACTGTTCCTGGGTGATGTAGTCGATGTCCAGCAGGCGGCGCAGCACCACTTCCTGGCGCGCCTTGGCGCGCTTGAAGTTGACCACCGGGTTGTGGCGCGCGGGGTTCTTCGGCAGGCCGGCCAGCATCGCCATCTCGGCGATCGACAGTTCTTTCAGCGACTTGCCGAAATAGACCTGGGCGGCACCGGCGAAGCCGTACGAGCGCTGGCCCAGGTAGATCTGGTTCATGTACAGCTCGAGGATCTGGTCCTTGGTCAGTGCGTCCTCGATCTTGTAGGTCAGCATGACCTCGTTGAGCTTGCGCGACAGGACCTTCTCGCGCGTCAGGAAGAAGTTGCGCGCGACCTGCATCGAGATGGTCGAGCCGCCCTGGCGGAAGCCGCCGGCCAGGTTGGCCTTCATCGCGCCCAGCATGCGCACCCAGTCGATGCCGGCATGCTCGTAGAAGCGGGTGTCCTCGATCGCCAGCACCGATTTCTTCATCATCTCCGGGATCTGGGCGATCGGCACGAAGTCGCGGTGCTCCTCGCCGAACTCGCCGATCAGCACATTGTCGGCCGTGTAGATGCGCAGCGGGATCTTGGGTTTGTAGTCCGTCACCGCTTCCAATGACGGCAGCCGCGGCTTGACGATCAGGAACAGGTAGGCCAGCAGCGCCAGCGCGGCCAGCAGGCCGGCGATGCCAACGAACAGCAGGCCGCGCAGGGCATTGCGGCGGTTGATCCAGGTAGTCTTCAAAGTGATTGGTTTCCGAGGTTGCAAAACCGGACCATTATAGAGCAGTCGGAGGCCAGGACCGGCGCCGCGCTCTTGCGGAACTATCGGTAAATATCGTATCTTGATGGAAATTCTTCAGGTTGGAGCCGGCAGTGGCGCACGATAATCCGCAAGCTGTAGCAGACGAGGCGAACCCGGGGCCGCAATGCGGCCGTGGCGGCGCCGATTGCGATGTGCTCGTCATCGGCGGCGGCATCAACGGCGCTGGCATCGCGCGCGACGCGGCCGGGCGCGGCCTGTGCGTCGCGTTGTGCGAACAGGACGACCTGGGCGCGCACCCCTTGTCCGCCTCGACAAAACTGATCCACGGCGGCCTGCGCTACCTGGAGTATCTCGACTTCGCGCTGGT from Pseudoduganella armeniaca includes the following:
- a CDS encoding penicillin-binding protein 1A, encoding MKTTWINRRNALRGLLFVGIAGLLAALALLAYLFLIVKPRLPSLEAVTDYKPKIPLRIYTADNVLIGEFGEEHRDFVPIAQIPEMMKKSVLAIEDTRFYEHAGIDWVRMLGAMKANLAGGFRQGGSTISMQVARNFFLTREKVLSRKLNEVMLTYKIEDALTKDQILELYMNQIYLGQRSYGFAGAAQVYFGKSLKELSIAEMAMLAGLPKNPARHNPVVNFKRAKARQEVVLRRLLDIDYITQEQYDAAVKETIRVNNRGQEFDTHADYVAELARQAAVAEFNEDAYTRGIVVRTTILSADQNAAYESVRRNVIAYDQRHGYRGPEGYIELPDEGEERDEAIDEALGKRPSSDGLIPAVVLSASSMEVRAETADGDDITIKGDGLKLAASALSAKAKDSIRLRPGAIIRVSYVQRDSKKRWAITQVPTVAAAFVSIDATTGAYHAMVGGFDYNLQKFNHVTQAWRQPGSSLKPFVYAAAVEKGYGPATLINDVPIELPGGANGEPWRPQNDDFVFDGPITMRTALSKSKNVPSVRILNAVTVPYAHEFLGRFGFDLAKHPQNLTMALGTGAVTPQQLAGAYAVFANGGYKVQPYLIARIEDASGKLLKAGPAPSRLDEANRVLDGRNAFIVDSMMRDVARSGTGASAWQRLGRTDIAGKTGTTTDAVDGWFGGYGGGIVAVAWMGYDDPKSLGSREFGSSLALPIWIDYMKVALAKRPVVERPAPEGVVQLDGDWVYEEYANDPTVKGIDLGDAAPQPAPAEGVAPATAPGTPPVIPVTPGAPASNIVPQPPGAPAPQQPHPPGD